A region of the Cannabis sativa cultivar Pink pepper isolate KNU-18-1 chromosome 3, ASM2916894v1, whole genome shotgun sequence genome:
TAACATCTGGTTATTACAATATTTACTGTTTGATTGAGAAAATGACATGTCCTTAGCATCCCGTCAGCATTAGCAAATAGCTAGTTCTGTAAATAGCACTGTTTCTAATGATGACTGATGCATTTTCACCAACATCTATCTTACTCCCTATGGTTTGTCTCCCTTTTTGCAACAGGACGTGTTTTTCAAGCTGCACTTTGGTATGGCCTAGTTGTTCACTTTAGAATCTACCCCATTATATACGCACTTCCCATTCTTCTGATTCTTGACCCACAAGCCTTTCAATCTGGTCGTCGGCCTGCTCTTCAAAGCTGGAGTCATATTGAACAGAAGTCATCTCAACAATCATGTATTACAAGAATGGCTCATTTGATACATCCGTGGTTCCTTATGAAAAGTGTACTAACGAAGGAGAGAATACTTTTTGGCTTAATTTCGGGGTCTGTGTTCTTTTCCTGTACggcttttttcttttgtttgtaCGGGTGGGATTTTCTGCATGAGGCCCTGCTATATCATCTTACCCGTACAGATCCAAGGCACAACTTTTCTGTTTATTTTTACCACATCTACCTTCAGTATGACCGTGAGCTCATGATAGCAGAGAAGCTCATCTCATTTTTGCCTCAGTTTTTAGTTCAGCTTGTACTTATTTCAAGTTTTGCTGAAGACCTCCCGTTTTGCTTCTTTGTACAGACTGTGGCATTTGTGGCATTTAATAAGGTTAGtctaatcatcatcatcatcaatcaattatttatttattttacaaggCTTAATTTCTACTGAATTGCAAGAACAAGGCTGTCATCAACCATAAGGTCTAATACTCCATCTGACTGTTAACAGGTGATTACAGCACagtactttgtatggttcttCTGTCTGTTGCCACTGTTGCTGCCTTGGAGCAGCATAAGACTTAAATGGAAAGGCCTTTCATGCATAATCATATGGGTAGGAGCTCAGCTTCATTGGTTGATGTGGGGGTATTTGCTTGAGTTTAAGGGGAAGAATGTTTTTCTTCAACTATGGATGGCCAGTATCTTCTTTCTGGCTGCAAATACATACCTTCTTGTTTCAGTTATTCGCAATCACAGGTACTCTCCTGTTTTCACTCAGTTGGGAACTACTAAAGATGATACAAGGAAAATCAAATGATGGAATAATCTGAATCTTCGAAGAGTTACATGGGCTTTCATATTCTCTCTGTACTAATGTAAGATTcacttattattgttttttcttttgcttCTGTTGGTTTTGATAGTTCAGGACAAGTTTTTGGTTTGCACCATCTTGTGTTTGGTGGTAAGATTAGAGATGAActctatttttcaattttattctcCCTCCATTAACAGGCATGTTTTGCTTAACCATGTTCACATCTTTCTTATATTAGTGTCTACTTTAGGTTTTCCAAAAACATTGAAAGAGGTAGGGCTTACCTCAACTAATTTGGTGTGGGGCTTGAGTCATTTTGAGGAGGATTTCAAAGTTTTGTCACCTTTGTTTTTTTTCTCATGCTGCAATAACAAAGTTTCtattatatcatatttttatctgAAATAGTAGAGGTGGACTGGACAGGACTAATTGTCCTCATTTCATTTGTGCCCAAAAGGTGGAGATTAAAATGTCACAAGTCAACAGAAGAAGATTTATATAATTGAGTTGCAAAGCTTGTGGCGTCAAcctaaaaacaaaacatttGCTTTCAAAAGTTGCATAACTGTAGTTTTTCTTACACATGTTGAACTAGAAACTCTAGATAAAAAGGAGAAAAGACACAATTATTCTATATCTTATAAGCATGAATTCTCTACTGTTGCTACTTGCTTGTATGGATACACTGTAGTAtactatatgatttttttttcctctaGAGTATTAAAATCAATACAAGTTTCACGTAATGTACTCATAGATTGGTGTGAAGAAG
Encoded here:
- the LOC115709641 gene encoding GPI mannosyltransferase 1 isoform X2, with product MASGNSPFQRSTYRYSPLLAFLLMPNSFIHRSWGKFIFSASDLLVGFFIRTILKMRGVPENLCIVSVVSWLFNPFTFTIGTRGNCEPIVCAMILWIIICLMNGRVFQAALWYGLVVHFRIYPIIYALPILLILDPQAFQSGRRPALQSWSHIEQKSSQQSCITRMAHLIHPWFLMKSVLTKERILFGLISGSVFFSCTAFFFCLYGWDFLHEALLYHLTRTDPRHNFSVYFYHIYLQYDRELMIAEKLISFLPQFLVQLVLISSFAEDLPFCFFVQTVAFVAFNKVITAQYFVWFFCLLPLLLPWSSIRLKWKGLSCIIIWVGAQLHWLMWGYLLEFKGKNVFLQLWMASIFFLAANTYLLVSVIRNHRYSPVFTQLGTTKDDTRKIK
- the LOC115709641 gene encoding GPI mannosyltransferase 1 isoform X1; the protein is MAFVSFTTLIIVSAIFRIILILYGEWQDTHMEVRYTDVDYFVFSDAASLMASGNSPFQRSTYRYSPLLAFLLMPNSFIHRSWGKFIFSASDLLVGFFIRTILKMRGVPENLCIVSVVSWLFNPFTFTIGTRGNCEPIVCAMILWIIICLMNGRVFQAALWYGLVVHFRIYPIIYALPILLILDPQAFQSGRRPALQSWSHIEQKSSQQSCITRMAHLIHPWFLMKSVLTKERILFGLISGSVFFSCTAFFFCLYGWDFLHEALLYHLTRTDPRHNFSVYFYHIYLQYDRELMIAEKLISFLPQFLVQLVLISSFAEDLPFCFFVQTVAFVAFNKVITAQYFVWFFCLLPLLLPWSSIRLKWKGLSCIIIWVGAQLHWLMWGYLLEFKGKNVFLQLWMASIFFLAANTYLLVSVIRNHRYSPVFTQLGTTKDDTRKIK